The genomic interval ATGGTCGTGGGACCGGAGTTCGGCCCGGTGGCCGGGCTGTCGGTGGGGCTCTTCAACCGGCGGGTGCCTCAGGTGCGCGCCTCGTCGGTGACGTTGGTCGTCGGCTTGGTGGTGGCGACCGCGGTGAGCTTTCTGGCGACCGCGGTGGCGGATGCGCTCGGGCTGGTGCCGGCCGAGTTCTCACCGAGCGTCCAGCCGTTGACCGGGTTCATCGTCGATCCGTCGGCGCTGTCGTTCGTGGTGGCGTTGCTGGCGGGTGTGGCGGGGACGTTGTCGCTGACCCAAGCGAAGGCGGGCGCGCTCATCGGCGTGCTGATCTCGGTGACGACCATCCCCGCGGTGGCGGCGATGGGGGTGTCGGGCGCGTTGGGCCGCTGGGACGACGCCTGGGGCGCGGCGGTGCAGCTCGGGTTGAACCTGGTGGCGTTGGTCCTGGCCGGGGTGGTGACTCTGTGGACCCAGCGGGAGGCGTGGGAGCGACTGTCGCAATGAGCCCAACCGGCTGCGCGACCGCCACACCCTCCGGCCCAGCCGGTAGGCGACCGGTCGCCGCCGAGCAGCGACAGGAGCGGGCCTTCCCGATGCTGGTCTTGCGACATCGCCTGCGGCACGGCAGCGGCGGTGCCGGCTACTCCCCGGGCGGTGAGGGGATCGAACGCGATCTCCAACTCTTGGAGGACTGCACTGTCTCCTTGCGGGCGGCCTGCTGCCGGTCGACGATGGCGAGGCCCTCCAGGGCGAGCCCGTAGCCGAGCATGTCGTGGAGCTGGCGCTTGAGCGCCATGGTCAGGCACATCCGGGTGTGGCGCAGGGTCATGGGCGTGGAGGCGGCGAGCTGCGCAGCCAGCGCCATCGCCCGGGGCAGCACCTCGCCCGGCGGCAGCACCTCGCCGACGACACCCAGCTCCAGGGCATCGTGCGCTGTGAGGGTCTGTCCGGTGAGCAGGAAGTAGCGGCCACGGTTGGGGCCGAGCAGCAGCGGCCACAGGACGTGGACGCCGTCGCCGGGGACGGTGCCCCGGAGGACGTGGGCCTTGTCCTGGAAGGTGGCGGTCTCCGAGGCCACCACGACGTCGGACAGCAGCGCGATCTCGGCGTGGAGGGTGGCAGGGCCGTTGACCGCGGCGATGACCGGCACCTCGATGTCCATCAGGTTGAAGATCAGGCGCCGGCCCTCGAACGACACCTTGTCCCAGTCGGCGGCGGTCTCGGTGCGCTTGGCGAAGTCGAACTCGGTGAGGAAGTCGGGCCCCGTCCCGGTGAGGACGACCACCCGGTTGTCGCGGTCGGCGGCGATGGCGGCGAAGGCGTCGCCCAGCTCGCGGTGGCTGCGCTCGCTCAACCTCAACGATCCGCCGTCGGTGTGGAACGTCACCAGGAGGACACCGTCGGGGGTGCGCTCCATCCGGATGTCGCCGAAGCGGTCGGCGTAGTCGGCGAGCTGGGTCATGCGGCCATCGCCGGCAGCCGGTCAGTCGAGAGCATCGTCTGCGGCCCAGTTGTGGAGGAACCGGCGGGCGGCGTCGGGCGGGGGCATGGCGACGCCGAGGAACGCTGCCACTGCGGGGACGTCGCCGAGGCTGCCGGATGCTGGCCACGTCGCGGGCTGCCACTGCTCGCTCACGACGCCGCGGAGCACCAGCTCGGCGACGGCTGGGGAGACCTGGGGCTCGACGGCCTGCATGGCGGCCACCCCGAGCGCCACGTCGTCACGCATGAGGGCCACCGCCGAGGCGAAGACCGCGGCCAGCGTCGCCGCCTCGCCCCGATCGAGCCCCGGCCGCGACGCCAGCCCCACCGTGGGGAACTCGACGTGGTCGCCCACGTAGAGGGCCGGCGGCAGCGCACCCGACGCCGTCGGTGAGAGCCCCTCCGGACCCAGCAGCGACACGTCGACCTCCCCCTCCTGCAGCAACCGCAGCCGGTCGGGCCGGTGCGCCACCTCGACGGGCTCGATGTCGGTGGCGATGTCGTGGCCGTGCCGCTGCAGCAGGAGGCGCAGGAACATGGTGGGCATGTCGCGCAGGCCGGGGATGGCGACCCGCCGGCCGAGCAGGTCGGCCACCGACGTCACGGGCACTGCCGAGCTGCCGACCAGCCACATGAGCGGCCGCACGGTGGCGACGAAGTCGACCCGCCAGCCCTCGTCGCCCCGCAGCCACTCGGCGACGACGCCGCCGACGGCCACGGTCGCCGCGGCCGGGTCGGCCGACGCCACCTTCCACTTGGGGCCGGTGCCGTCCGCGTGCTCGACCTCGAGCCCCGCGGCCACGTACAGCCCGGCCTGCTCGCACACCTCGTGGAGCAGCAACTCGTGGATGCTGATCGACCGGTAGATGAGGCGGATCACGCGGGGCCCCCGTCGACCTCGTCGAGCACCTCTTCACGGAACCGCTGGAGCGACTCGATCACCGCGGCCTCGGAGGCGCCGATGACCTGGAGGATCACCTCGTCGACCCCGGCCGAGTGGAACTCGGCGACCATCTCCCGCAGCCGGTCGGGGGTGCCCACGAAGTGCAGCACGTCGTCGGTGACGGCCCGGCCGCCCCGCCGCATCCCGGCCAGGGTGGGCTCCGCGGCAGCTTCAGCGACGCCCTGGTGGTCGGCGATCGACAGCCAGCGCACCACAGCCAGGTGGAAGTCGATGCCCGACCGCCCGTGGGGCTTGGCCAGGTCGGCCAGCTGCTCGCGCCGCTGGGCCACCCGGGCCGGGGCCAGGCGGGTGACCAGCGACCCGTCGGCGTGGCGGGCGACCCGCTCCAGCGCGGTCGGCGAGTCGCCGCCGACGAGGATCGGGGGCCCGCCGGGCTGCCGCGGCTTCGGGTAGATGGTGGTGTCGCCCACCTGGATGAACTCGCCGTCGTGTCGGAACGAGGGCTGCGACCACACGCCGCGCATGACCTCGATCCACTCGTCCATCACCCGCCCGCGGTGCCGGCGCAGCGACCGAGCGCCCACCGCGCCGAACTCGGCGTCGGCGAACCCGGTCCCGCCGACACCGACGCCCAGCATGAGGCGCCCGCCGCTGAGCTCGTCGAGGCTCGCCGCCTCCTTGGCCAGCACGACGGGGTTGCGCACCGGCAGCACGAGGATGCCGGTGCCCAGCCGCACGCGGCTGGTCATGCCGGCCAGGTACGACAGGGTGGCCATGGGGTCGTAGTGCTGGGGCTCCATCCCCTCCCGCCACAGGTCGAGCGACCCGACGGGGAGGTGGTGGGCGGCGTCCTCGGCCGTCCACGTGACGTGGTCGGACATCCAGACGGTGTCGTAGCCCCAGTCCTCGCAGGTGCGGGCGAACTCGCGGATGAACGCCGAGGACGCCAGGGGCCCGCTGGTGGGGAGGCTCGCTCCGATGCGCATCGACAGTCGACGATCAGCGATCAGCGATCAGCGATCAGCGGCCGAGGGCCACGCGACGCTCTTCGAAGATCTCGCGGATGCGCGGGTCCTCGTCGTCGTACTCGATCTGCCCGCCGCCCGAGCGCCGGTCGGTGATGACGCCCTCGTTGTGGTGGTTGAGCCGGTGCTTCCAGCTGCCCCAGCGCATGGCCAGGTACCGGGCCCGGGTCTCCCCGATGTTGAAGTGCTGGTGGTACCAGTTGCTGGGCGGGACGATGATGGCGTTCTCGCCCCAGGTGATGTCGAGCATGTCCTCGAGCGCGTCCTGCCACAGCAGCGTGTAGCCCTCGCCGCTGAGCATCACCACGTGGGCGCCGGGGCCGTGCCGGTGGGCCTTCTTGTACGAGCCCGGCGGGAACTCGGAGGTGTGGGCCACCACGGTGCCGTCGGCCAGCTCGAAGCACAGGTTGGTGCCCCCGGCCCCCCGCTGCTCAAGCAGCGGGAGCTCCAGGTTGCGCACGTCCTCGATGAGGTTGGTCTCCCAGATGGTGGCCCCGTCCTTGCGGGCCCAGAACGTGCCGTCGGGCGAGAAGAAGTCCTCGGCGCCGTCGAAGCGGTCGAACTCGGTGAACGGGTTCTGGAAGACGAACCTGTCGCTGTGGAACAGGTTCATCACCATCGGCGCGGAGTTCACGCAGTAGAAGAGCGCGTCCTCGACGGCGAGGTGGCGGTACTCGTGGTTGAGGGGCACGGCGAACACCGAGCCGCTCTTCCACCGGCAGGTCGTGATCGAGCCCGTGGGGGTCTTGACCTCGGTGAGGCCTTCACCCTGGACGACGTAGAGGAGCTCTTCGAACATCCTCTTCTGCCACGTGCACGACTCGCCGGCCGGCACCTTGAGGATGTAGGCGCCGTTGGTCTCCTCGGTCCCGTCGATCTGCAGGATCGCTCCCAGCGCACCCATCGACTCCCATGGCGCCAGCTCGACGGCCGTGAGGTCGGGGATGTGGAACCCCGTGACGATCGGGACGCCCTGGTCGTCGGCCCACTTCTCGTAGGCCGTGCGCTCGTCCCACGGGACGGGCTCGGCACTGGCGACGTTCTTGATGTCGAAGGGTTCCACCGGGTTTGGGTTCCTCTCTACAGATCTCTACAGATCGACGGGTCGTGAGGGTCGGTACCGAGGGCTACTCGGTGATCTGCGCCTTGAAGAGGTCGGCCTTGCCGTTGATGTCGAAGACCATGCCTTCGAGGTTCGGCGAGGACGGCCACGACTCGACGAGGATCGTCTCGGGCAGGTAGGGCAGGTCGGTCATGACGATCTCCTGCAGCTCCTGGTAGAGCTCCTGGCGCTCGTCCTCGTCGGTGAGGCCGCGGCCCTCGTCCATCATCTCGGTGACCTCGGGGTTGTCGTAGTAGGCGCCGTTGTTCCCGTTGGGCGGGGCCTGGCCGGGGTCGAGGATGCTGCGCAGGGTGCGGTCGATGGTCGACTCGGTGATGTTCCTGGTGGCCATCTCGAAGTCGCCGGTGAGCCGACGCTCGGAGAACTGGGCCGGGTCGACCGGGTCGAACTCGACGGTGATGCCGACCTCGGCGAGCATCTCCTGCTCGAGCAGGTCGCGGTCCTCGATGCCGTCGACGCCGCGCACGAGGCGCCGCACGGTGAAGCCGTCCGGGTAGCCGGCCTCGTCGAGCAGGTCCCTGGCCTTGTCGGGGTCGTACTCGTAGGCGGGGACGTCCTCGGTGTACTCGGGGAGGAACGTCGGCACGATGTTGACCGGTGCCTTCTCGCTGATGGGAGCGAACGTCTCGGAGATCGAGACGTGGTCGACGGCGTGGAGCATGGCCTGGCGGACCTTGACCTCGGCCAGGGCCGGGTTGGCCTTCGGGTTGAGCACCGTCACCAGGGTCGCCTCGCTGGGCGGGTGGTGGACGACGAAGCCGGCGTCCTCGAGCTCCTGCAGGCGGGGGTCGCCGTGGTAGTCGAGGATGATCTCCAGCTCACCGTTCTCGAGGGCGATCGAGGCCGACTCCTGGTCGATCTCGGTGAAGTCGATCTCGCTCAGCGTCGGCGTGCCCCGGAAGTGGTCGTCGAAGCGCTCGAGCACGATGCGGCTGCGCGACGGGTCGTTCGTGGCGAGGGCGTAGGGGCCGGTGCCGACGGGGTTGTTGGAGAAGTCGGCGCCGAGCTCTTCGACGGCCTTCTTCGAGACGACCTGGCCCTGGTGGAAGTTCATGACGTTGAACAGGAAGTTGCCGTCGGGGTTGGCCAGCGTGATCACGACCGTCTGCGGGTCGGGGGCCTCGAACGAGGCCACGTTCTCGAAGGCGGACGACCAGATCGACTCGTCGCCGGTGGCCCGCTCGTAGGAGAAGACGACGTCGTCGGCCGTCAGCTCGCCGTAGCCACCGTGGAACTGCACACCCGACTGCAGCGTGAAGGTCCACACCGTGGAGTCGTCGGAGACCTCCCACGATTCGGCCAGCTCGGGGACGAACTCCTCGGCCTCCGAGTCGTAGCTCACGAGGCCGTTGTAGAGGTTGGCCGCGATGTTCTCGGCGTCGCTGCCGTCGACGACGATCGGATCGAGCCCGGCCGGGGGGAAGGTGTGCAGCGCGACGCGGACGATCTGATCGGCCGTCGGCGTTCCTTCCGACTCCGTCGCCCCCGAGTCGTCTGCTTCTTCGTCGTCCCCACCGCACGCCGCTATGGAGATGAGGACCGAAGCACACATACCCAGGGAGGCGAGCCTCCGGATGTGTGGTGTTGTCCGCATTTTTGGCTGGACCTCCGTCCGCATGATTTGCCGTAAATTAACAATGGTTTGCCTTCTTGGCAAGGACTTTGCAGGAAGTGCAATTGCGTTGGAGACGCCCGGGCGCGCCGAACCACGCGCTCTGGGCGCGCAGGCTCGACCGCTCGGGGATGTAGCTCCGCCGGCTACGCCGTCTTGCTTCCCACCCACTGATCAGCGAAGTGACAGGCGACCAGGTGGCCGGTGGCCCGCTCGACGGTCGCGGGCCGGGTCTCACAGAGAGCGGTCGCGTGCGGGCACCGGGTCCGGAACGTGCACCCCGTCGGCGGGTCGAGCGGGCTCGGGAGGTCGCCTTCGGGCACCTTCCACGCGCGGCTCCGTTCGGCCACGGGATCGGGCTGCGGCACCGCGGAGAGCAGCGCCCGCGTGTAGGGGTGGAGAGGGTTCTCGAAGACCTGGTCGACGGGGCCCTCTTCGACGATCCGACCCAGGTGCATGACCGCCACCCGGTCCGCGATGTAGCGGACCGTGGCCATGTCGTGGGAGATGAACAGCAGGCCCAGCGACAGCTCCTGCTGGAGTTGCTTGAGCAGGTTGACCACCTGGGCCCGCACCGACAGGTCGAGCGCGGAGGTCGGCTCGTCGGCCACGAGCAGGTCGGGGTTGAGCGCCAGGGCCCGGGCGATGCCCACCCGCTGCCGCTGCCCGCCGCTCAGGGCCAGGGGGTAGAGGTAGCCGTGGCGCTCGTCGAGCCCGACGCGCCGGAGCAGCTCGTTGACCCGCCGCTCCCGCTCGTCGCGCTTCACGCCGGAGACCACGAGGGGCTCGGCGATCGAGTGGCGCACCCGCATGCGGGGATCGAGCGAGGCCAGCGGGTCCTGGAAGATGACCTGCACCCGACGGCGCTGGCGCCGTAACTCGTCCCGGCGAGCGGCGCGCAGGTCGCGCCCGTCGAGCTGCACCGACCCCGTCGTGGGGTCGTCGAGCATGGCGATGATCCGCCCGGTCGTCGTCTTGCCGCAACCGCTCTCGCCGACCAGGGCGAGCGTCTCGCCCCGCTCGATGGAGAAGCCGACGCCGTCGACCGCCTTGAGCTCGGCCTTGCCACCGCCCCCGCCGGCCGACCGTCGGACCCGCACGGGGAAGGTCCTGGTCAGGCCCTCGGCCATCAGCAGCGGGGCCGGCGTCGACGGCGGCGTCGGCGTGGTGCCGTTGCCGCCGCTCACGACACGGCCACCGCCGTCTCGGTGGTGGCCGCGTCGCCGGCCCGCCAGCACTCGGCCTGCTGGCCCGAGTCGAGAACGACCAGCGGCGGGGCCTCGGTGCGGCAGCGTTCGAGCGCCACCGGGCAGCGGGGCTCGAACGAGCAGCCGGGAGGCAGCGCCGTCGGATCGGGCGGCGTGCCCACGATCTGCGGGAGCAGCGCACCCGACGAGCGCAGGTCGGGCCGCGGGATCGAGGCCAGCAGCCCCTGCGTGTAGGGGTGCACGGGGCGCTGGAAGATCTGGTCGACCGGGCCTTCCTCGACGAAGCGCCCGGCGTACATGACGGCCACGCGGTGGGCGAAGCGGGCCACGATCCCCAGGTCGTGGGTGACCAGGATCATCGCCGTGTGGCGCTCCTCGGACAGCTCGGTGAGGAGCCGGATGATCTGGGCCTGCACGGTGACGTCGAGGGCGGTGGTGGGCTCGTCGGCCACGAGCAGCTCGGGGTCGCCGCTGAGCGCCATGGCGATGAGCACCCGCTGGCGCATGCCGCCGCTCAGCTCGTGGGGGAACGAGTCGAGCACGCGCTCGGCGGCGGGGATGCGCACCTCGGACAGCAGCTTCAGCGCCCGCTGGCGGGCCTCGGCCCGGGAGATGCCCAGGTGGCGGCGCAGCGGTGCCTCCAGCTGGCGACCCACCCGCAGCACGGGGTCGAGCGACGTCATCGGGTCCTGGAAGACCAGGCTGACCTGGCTGCCCCGCACGCCGTTCAGGCTGGACTCGGACATGTGGAGCATGTCGTTGCCGGCCACCTCGACCACCGAGGTGTCGCCGACGGTGGCCGACTTGGGCAGCAGGTTGAGCAGGGAGAGCGACAGCACGCTCTTGCCCGACCCGCTCTCGCCCACGATGGCCAGCCGCTCCCCGGGCCGCAGCTCGAGGTCGACGCCGTTGACGGCGCGCACGGCCCGCTCGCCCCTGCCGAACGACACGTGCAGGTCGCGGACCACGCCCACCGGGGCATCCGTGCTGTTCACTTGGCACCTCGATCGTGCTCGGTCGGATCGAGGACCTGGCGGGCGCCGTCGGCGATCAGGTGGAGGGCGATGGCGACCAGGATGAGCAGCAGTGCCGGCATCAGCGAGATCCACCAGG from Acidimicrobiales bacterium carries:
- a CDS encoding ABC transporter ATP-binding protein, whose translation is MNSTDAPVGVVRDLHVSFGRGERAVRAVNGVDLELRPGERLAIVGESGSGKSVLSLSLLNLLPKSATVGDTSVVEVAGNDMLHMSESSLNGVRGSQVSLVFQDPMTSLDPVLRVGRQLEAPLRRHLGISRAEARQRALKLLSEVRIPAAERVLDSFPHELSGGMRQRVLIAMALSGDPELLVADEPTTALDVTVQAQIIRLLTELSEERHTAMILVTHDLGIVARFAHRVAVMYAGRFVEEGPVDQIFQRPVHPYTQGLLASIPRPDLRSSGALLPQIVGTPPDPTALPPGCSFEPRCPVALERCRTEAPPLVVLDSGQQAECWRAGDAATTETAVAVS
- a CDS encoding TIGR03619 family F420-dependent LLM class oxidoreductase, with translation MRIGASLPTSGPLASSAFIREFARTCEDWGYDTVWMSDHVTWTAEDAAHHLPVGSLDLWREGMEPQHYDPMATLSYLAGMTSRVRLGTGILVLPVRNPVVLAKEAASLDELSGGRLMLGVGVGGTGFADAEFGAVGARSLRRHRGRVMDEWIEVMRGVWSQPSFRHDGEFIQVGDTTIYPKPRQPGGPPILVGGDSPTALERVARHADGSLVTRLAPARVAQRREQLADLAKPHGRSGIDFHLAVVRWLSIADHQGVAEAAAEPTLAGMRRGGRAVTDDVLHFVGTPDRLREMVAEFHSAGVDEVILQVIGASEAAVIESLQRFREEVLDEVDGGPA
- a CDS encoding ABC transporter ATP-binding protein → MSGGNGTTPTPPSTPAPLLMAEGLTRTFPVRVRRSAGGGGGKAELKAVDGVGFSIERGETLALVGESGCGKTTTGRIIAMLDDPTTGSVQLDGRDLRAARRDELRRQRRRVQVIFQDPLASLDPRMRVRHSIAEPLVVSGVKRDERERRVNELLRRVGLDERHGYLYPLALSGGQRQRVGIARALALNPDLLVADEPTSALDLSVRAQVVNLLKQLQQELSLGLLFISHDMATVRYIADRVAVMHLGRIVEEGPVDQVFENPLHPYTRALLSAVPQPDPVAERSRAWKVPEGDLPSPLDPPTGCTFRTRCPHATALCETRPATVERATGHLVACHFADQWVGSKTA
- a CDS encoding DUF389 domain-containing protein, with the translated sequence MLQLRVVSPSHRTNAVLEALRVSPATFNVSVFRGAALDPVGDVVMCDVAREGANGLVLALRELGLDEDGTVALSRVDVLVSAAGVEAEARAPGHAGDAAVWEEVDERVRGESALTASFLAFMVIAALIAAVGLVEDAPILIVGAMVVGPEFGPVAGLSVGLFNRRVPQVRASSVTLVVGLVVATAVSFLATAVADALGLVPAEFSPSVQPLTGFIVDPSALSFVVALLAGVAGTLSLTQAKAGALIGVLISVTTIPAVAAMGVSGALGRWDDAWGAAVQLGLNLVALVLAGVVTLWTQREAWERLSQ
- a CDS encoding ABC transporter substrate-binding protein produces the protein MCASVLISIAACGGDDEEADDSGATESEGTPTADQIVRVALHTFPPAGLDPIVVDGSDAENIAANLYNGLVSYDSEAEEFVPELAESWEVSDDSTVWTFTLQSGVQFHGGYGELTADDVVFSYERATGDESIWSSAFENVASFEAPDPQTVVITLANPDGNFLFNVMNFHQGQVVSKKAVEELGADFSNNPVGTGPYALATNDPSRSRIVLERFDDHFRGTPTLSEIDFTEIDQESASIALENGELEIILDYHGDPRLQELEDAGFVVHHPPSEATLVTVLNPKANPALAEVKVRQAMLHAVDHVSISETFAPISEKAPVNIVPTFLPEYTEDVPAYEYDPDKARDLLDEAGYPDGFTVRRLVRGVDGIEDRDLLEQEMLAEVGITVEFDPVDPAQFSERRLTGDFEMATRNITESTIDRTLRSILDPGQAPPNGNNGAYYDNPEVTEMMDEGRGLTDEDERQELYQELQEIVMTDLPYLPETILVESWPSSPNLEGMVFDINGKADLFKAQITE
- a CDS encoding ABC transporter substrate-binding protein; its protein translation is MIRLIYRSISIHELLLHEVCEQAGLYVAAGLEVEHADGTGPKWKVASADPAAATVAVGGVVAEWLRGDEGWRVDFVATVRPLMWLVGSSAVPVTSVADLLGRRVAIPGLRDMPTMFLRLLLQRHGHDIATDIEPVEVAHRPDRLRLLQEGEVDVSLLGPEGLSPTASGALPPALYVGDHVEFPTVGLASRPGLDRGEAATLAAVFASAVALMRDDVALGVAAMQAVEPQVSPAVAELVLRGVVSEQWQPATWPASGSLGDVPAVAAFLGVAMPPPDAARRFLHNWAADDALD
- a CDS encoding enoyl-CoA hydratase/isomerase family protein, whose product is MTQLADYADRFGDIRMERTPDGVLLVTFHTDGGSLRLSERSHRELGDAFAAIAADRDNRVVVLTGTGPDFLTEFDFAKRTETAADWDKVSFEGRRLIFNLMDIEVPVIAAVNGPATLHAEIALLSDVVVASETATFQDKAHVLRGTVPGDGVHVLWPLLLGPNRGRYFLLTGQTLTAHDALELGVVGEVLPPGEVLPRAMALAAQLAASTPMTLRHTRMCLTMALKRQLHDMLGYGLALEGLAIVDRQQAARKETVQSSKSWRSRSIPSPPGE